A DNA window from Barnesiella intestinihominis YIT 11860 contains the following coding sequences:
- a CDS encoding TrkH family potassium uptake protein — protein MESIFMLVPFVVALIYGEGDAPAFIKSASITAIVGGILFYIFRNSRNDVGKRESYLLVTSIWLFFSAFGMLPFCLMPNHLSITDAIFETVSGLTTTGASIIENVDVLPHGILFWRSFMHFIGGMGIILLTIAILPMLNHQGGLLLFNSEVTGITTEKLKPKIGETAKKLWSVYIILTIILCLLLWLGPMNLFDAICQAFCVMATGGFSTKQAGINFWNSSYTEYVMTIFTFIAGINFALVYRAVTGDFKKLLHNEETKWYTAIVLGATLLVITGLYITDQNGSFEDTFRRSLFLVVTIVTSTGYTGDDYVAWGPFFTTIFLLLMFFGACAGSTCGGAKIDRLVVLAKNTKNELYRVIHPNAILPVRVNGKAISHEIVSKILAFILVYVMVLIAGSIILSALGLSMEEAFGSTLSCLSNIGPGAGSTGPAGNYAFIPDLGKWTLSIIMLIGRLELFTVLILFTSYFWKNS, from the coding sequence ATGGAATCTATATTCATGCTCGTTCCGTTTGTCGTAGCTCTTATTTATGGAGAAGGAGATGCGCCGGCCTTTATTAAATCGGCATCAATAACTGCAATCGTTGGTGGTATATTATTCTACATTTTTAGAAATTCCCGTAACGACGTAGGAAAGCGTGAAAGTTATTTACTGGTAACTTCTATATGGCTTTTCTTCTCGGCTTTCGGGATGCTCCCATTTTGCTTAATGCCCAATCATTTGAGTATTACAGACGCTATTTTCGAAACGGTATCCGGTCTAACAACGACAGGAGCTTCCATTATAGAAAACGTAGACGTTCTTCCACATGGTATTCTCTTTTGGCGCAGTTTCATGCATTTTATCGGAGGAATGGGTATCATCTTGTTAACAATCGCCATACTGCCCATGCTCAACCATCAGGGTGGATTACTTTTATTTAATTCCGAAGTAACCGGTATAACAACCGAAAAATTGAAACCTAAAATCGGAGAAACAGCAAAAAAATTATGGAGTGTATATATCATACTCACCATTATTCTCTGTCTCCTATTGTGGTTGGGTCCCATGAATCTTTTCGATGCTATCTGTCAAGCATTTTGCGTCATGGCAACAGGTGGATTTTCGACCAAACAAGCCGGTATAAATTTTTGGAACTCCTCTTACACAGAATATGTCATGACTATATTCACATTTATTGCAGGTATAAATTTTGCTTTGGTGTATAGAGCCGTAACCGGAGATTTCAAAAAACTATTACACAATGAAGAAACCAAATGGTACACGGCAATTGTATTAGGCGCCACTTTATTAGTCATTACAGGACTATACATAACCGACCAAAACGGCTCCTTCGAAGATACTTTTCGAAGATCGCTATTCTTGGTTGTAACAATTGTTACGTCAACCGGATACACCGGAGATGACTATGTTGCTTGGGGCCCATTTTTTACAACTATATTTTTACTACTCATGTTTTTCGGAGCTTGTGCCGGCTCCACTTGTGGAGGAGCAAAAATAGACAGGCTGGTGGTCCTCGCCAAAAATACAAAAAATGAACTTTACAGAGTCATACACCCCAATGCTATATTACCTGTACGCGTAAATGGGAAAGCCATATCTCACGAAATAGTATCCAAAATATTAGCATTTATCTTAGTATATGTCATGGTACTTATAGCAGGGTCTATTATCCTATCGGCATTGGGGCTGTCTATGGAAGAAGCATTCGGTTCGACACTTTCCTGCCTCAGCAATATCGGTCCCGGGGCCGGTTCAACCGGTCCGGCAGGTAACTATGCTTTTATCCCCGATTTAGGAAAATGGACTTTGTCAATCATCATGCTCATCGGCCGGCTTGAACTGTTTACAGTCCTCATTTTATTCACATCTTACTTTTGGAAAAACTCATAA
- the trkA gene encoding Trk system potassium transporter TrkA — MKIIIAGAGEVGTHLAKLLSREEQDIILIDNDEEKLRELDANYNLMTVIGNPTAFQTLKQAQVYKADLFIAVMPFESRNIMACTMASKLGAKKTLARVDNYEYLLPENKAFFENLGVNELIYPEKLAAEEVITALKHTWTRNWFELCNGELIVLSVKLHDNAKILNKKLYELTTAESQFHIAAIKRIHETIIPRGNDEIKIGDIAYFTTTPNHIQEIQKLSGETEAEIHKIMIMGGSRIAIRISSYAPDNMAIKLIECDKQKSYKLAEYMNDIIIIQGDGRNVDLLKEEGIRDMDAFIALTDSSETNILACLTAKELGVKKTIAEVENIQFISTAERLNIGNIINKKLLAASRIFQLLLDEDSSNAKCLALSDAEVVELVAKENSKITKAAVKDLKLPSDLTIGGLVRNGHGMVVTGNTWIQPNDHVVIFCLDTALHKIEKLFN, encoded by the coding sequence ATGAAAATAATCATTGCTGGAGCCGGAGAGGTTGGAACACATTTAGCAAAACTGTTATCCCGAGAAGAACAGGATATTATTCTAATCGACAATGATGAAGAAAAACTACGAGAACTCGATGCCAATTATAATTTAATGACTGTCATCGGAAACCCTACTGCATTCCAAACATTAAAACAAGCCCAAGTATATAAAGCCGATTTATTTATTGCTGTCATGCCCTTCGAGTCTCGTAATATCATGGCATGTACAATGGCATCGAAACTAGGCGCAAAAAAAACTCTGGCAAGAGTGGACAACTACGAATACCTTTTGCCTGAAAATAAAGCCTTCTTTGAAAATCTGGGAGTAAATGAACTGATATATCCCGAAAAACTGGCCGCAGAAGAAGTAATAACCGCATTAAAACACACCTGGACACGCAACTGGTTTGAACTTTGTAATGGAGAATTAATCGTACTAAGTGTAAAATTACACGACAACGCTAAAATTCTGAATAAAAAACTCTATGAACTTACAACAGCCGAAAGCCAATTTCACATCGCGGCCATCAAACGTATACATGAAACTATTATTCCAAGAGGAAACGACGAAATAAAAATAGGAGACATCGCATACTTTACCACGACTCCTAATCATATACAAGAAATTCAAAAACTCTCAGGTGAAACAGAAGCAGAAATTCACAAAATAATGATCATGGGAGGCAGCCGTATCGCTATACGCATATCGAGTTACGCGCCTGATAATATGGCAATAAAACTCATCGAATGCGACAAGCAAAAGAGTTATAAATTAGCCGAATACATGAACGATATAATCATTATTCAAGGAGACGGACGCAATGTGGATCTTTTGAAAGAAGAAGGAATCCGTGACATGGATGCATTTATAGCATTAACCGATAGTTCCGAAACAAATATATTAGCTTGTTTAACCGCCAAAGAATTAGGGGTAAAAAAGACTATTGCAGAAGTCGAAAATATCCAGTTCATTTCTACTGCCGAACGGCTAAATATAGGAAATATCATCAATAAAAAATTACTAGCGGCCAGCCGTATCTTCCAATTGTTGCTCGACGAAGACTCCTCAAATGCTAAATGTCTCGCATTATCCGACGCCGAAGTCGTAGAATTGGTTGCAAAAGAAAATTCTAAAATTACCAAAGCCGCAGTAAAAGACCTAAAACTCCCGTCCGATTTAACAATCGGTGGATTGGTTCGTAATGGACACGGCATGGTCGTAACCGGAAACACATGGATACAACCGAATGATCACGTCGTTATTTTCTGTCTCGACACAGCATTACATAAAATAGAGAAGCTTTTCAATTAG
- the dxs gene encoding 1-deoxy-D-xylulose-5-phosphate synthase has product MNPDNTELLKQINTPADLRKLQVSELPQVCDEIRHFIINTLAHNPGHFGSSMGAVELTVALHYVFDTPYDRIVWDVGHQAYGHKILTERRDRFYTCRKLNGLSGFPNPAESEYDAFIAGHASNSISAALGMAIATQLKHEQKERKVIAVIGDASIAGGLAFEGLNNASISPNNLLIILNDNDMAIDHNVGGLNEYLVNITTSKSYNKLRYDAYRTLRKLNLIDDEHRGAILRFNNSLKALLTKQQNIFEGLNIRYFGPIDGHNVVNIVNKLNDIKDMTGPKILHLRTIKGKGYAPAEKEPTIWHAPGCFNPETGDRITVTEEQKPPKFQDVFGLTLVELAKKNDKITVITPAMPTGSSTCFMMEKFPERSFDVGISEEHAVTFAAGLAKEGLQPFCSIYSTFLQRGFDEVIHDVAIQNLPVTFCIDRAGLVGEDGVTHHGAFDMCYLRCIPNMTIAAPMDEHYLRHLMYTAQLSDRGPFAIRYPRGCGSHVDWECPMHEIPIGKGRKLYDGNEIAVLSIGTAGVAARQAVERARKTGVKAALYDMIFVKPIDEEILHEVAQKYKRIITVEDGCITGGFGSAVLEFMSDNGYTPHIKRIGIPDKFIAQGTVKELHQLCGIDEENIYSVIIGNW; this is encoded by the coding sequence ATGAACCCCGACAATACAGAACTACTGAAACAAATAAACACACCCGCCGATTTACGAAAATTACAGGTTAGCGAGCTACCCCAAGTGTGTGATGAAATCAGGCATTTCATTATCAATACTCTCGCCCATAATCCGGGACATTTTGGGTCTAGCATGGGGGCCGTGGAATTGACCGTGGCCTTACACTATGTATTCGACACTCCATACGACCGCATAGTTTGGGACGTGGGACATCAAGCCTACGGGCATAAGATTTTAACTGAAAGACGAGACAGATTTTATACTTGTCGTAAACTCAACGGATTGAGTGGATTTCCAAACCCGGCCGAAAGCGAATACGACGCTTTCATCGCCGGGCATGCATCTAATTCCATATCAGCAGCATTAGGCATGGCCATTGCTACACAACTGAAACACGAACAAAAAGAAAGAAAAGTCATTGCTGTCATCGGAGATGCATCCATTGCCGGAGGATTAGCCTTTGAAGGATTGAATAACGCCTCCATCAGTCCTAATAACTTGCTCATCATACTGAACGACAACGATATGGCAATCGACCATAATGTCGGAGGGCTAAACGAATATCTAGTAAACATCACTACATCGAAAAGCTATAATAAACTCAGATACGATGCTTATCGTACCCTACGTAAGCTAAATCTGATAGACGATGAACACAGGGGGGCCATTTTACGTTTCAACAATAGCCTAAAAGCATTGCTAACCAAGCAGCAAAACATTTTCGAAGGTTTAAATATACGATATTTCGGTCCCATAGACGGGCACAATGTGGTTAATATCGTCAATAAACTCAACGATATAAAAGATATGACCGGTCCGAAAATACTTCACCTACGTACGATCAAAGGGAAAGGATATGCTCCGGCCGAAAAAGAACCGACTATTTGGCACGCTCCGGGCTGTTTTAATCCAGAAACGGGCGATAGAATTACCGTAACAGAAGAGCAAAAACCTCCCAAATTTCAAGATGTATTCGGACTCACGCTTGTCGAATTGGCTAAAAAAAACGATAAAATAACAGTTATCACACCTGCAATGCCAACGGGAAGTTCCACCTGTTTTATGATGGAGAAATTTCCCGAAAGGTCTTTTGATGTCGGTATCTCCGAAGAACATGCCGTCACCTTTGCCGCTGGTTTGGCCAAAGAAGGATTACAACCATTTTGCAGCATCTATTCGACTTTTCTCCAAAGAGGATTCGACGAAGTCATTCACGATGTCGCCATACAAAACTTACCGGTAACATTTTGTATCGACCGCGCTGGACTCGTGGGAGAAGACGGGGTTACCCATCACGGTGCATTCGATATGTGCTATTTGCGTTGCATACCCAATATGACTATTGCTGCACCTATGGACGAACATTATCTGCGACATCTCATGTACACAGCACAACTATCCGACCGCGGGCCGTTTGCCATTCGCTATCCTCGCGGTTGCGGAAGTCATGTCGATTGGGAATGCCCTATGCACGAAATTCCTATCGGGAAAGGTCGCAAGCTCTACGACGGAAATGAGATAGCCGTACTGAGTATCGGGACTGCGGGTGTCGCGGCACGACAAGCCGTAGAGCGGGCCCGAAAGACAGGTGTAAAAGCAGCTCTCTACGATATGATTTTTGTCAAACCCATTGACGAAGAAATTCTTCACGAAGTAGCCCAAAAATACAAACGAATCATAACCGTAGAAGATGGATGCATAACAGGAGGCTTCGGAAGTGCTGTATTAGAATTCATGTCCGACAATGGATATACACCCCATATAAAACGAATAGGAATCCCCGATAAATTCATAGCACAGGGGACAGTTAAAGAACTACACCAACTATGTGGTATAGATGAAGAAAATATTTACTCGGTAATTATTGGTAATTGGTAA
- a CDS encoding prephenate dehydrogenase → MKIVILGAGKMGSFFADVLSFDHEIALYDIDPHRLRFAFNTLRMTRPEEIQDFTPDLVINAATVKYTIEAFQTVLPYLPAHTILSDIASVKTGLPEFYAQARHPFVSTHPMFGPTFANLSDLSTQNTIIITEGDHMGKIFFKDIYQRLRLNIFEYSFKEHDETIAYSLSVPFTSTLVFASIMKHQEAPGTTFKKHMDIARGLLSEDDYLLTEILFNPNTPDQVRGIQKQLSSLLDIIERKDSIKMKEYLTQVRKNIE, encoded by the coding sequence ATGAAAATAGTAATTCTCGGAGCCGGAAAAATGGGCTCTTTCTTTGCCGATGTACTCAGTTTCGACCATGAAATCGCCCTATACGACATAGACCCTCATCGACTGAGATTCGCATTCAACACTTTGCGAATGACCCGGCCAGAAGAAATACAAGATTTTACGCCCGACTTAGTCATCAATGCGGCAACCGTAAAATATACGATAGAAGCGTTTCAAACCGTTCTCCCCTATTTACCGGCTCACACAATCCTATCGGATATTGCTTCGGTCAAGACCGGATTACCCGAATTTTACGCCCAAGCCCGACACCCATTCGTATCGACACACCCTATGTTCGGACCGACATTCGCTAATTTGAGCGACCTAAGTACGCAAAATACAATTATCATTACCGAAGGCGACCACATGGGCAAAATCTTTTTCAAGGATATTTACCAGCGACTGAGATTGAATATATTCGAATACAGTTTTAAAGAGCATGACGAAACCATAGCTTATTCGCTCTCGGTTCCATTCACTTCGACGTTGGTGTTCGCCTCGATTATGAAACATCAAGAGGCTCCCGGCACGACATTCAAAAAACATATGGACATAGCAAGGGGGCTACTTTCGGAAGACGACTACCTGCTAACCGAAATTCTTTTCAATCCCAATACTCCCGACCAAGTGCGGGGAATACAGAAACAGTTATCGTCTCTCCTCGATATTATCGAGCGTAAAGATTCCATAAAAATGAAAGAATACCTCACCCAAGTGAGAAAAAACATAGAATAG
- a CDS encoding bifunctional 3-deoxy-7-phosphoheptulonate synthase/chorismate mutase type II: MEDLQSILLPGIDSKRPIIIAGPCSAETEEQVMTTAKSLAERGIKIFRAGIWKPRTKPGGFEGIGVEGLAWLKHVKEETGMYTATEVATERHVFEALKHGIDILWIGARTTANPFAVQEIANALKGVDIPVLIKNPVNPDLELWIGAVERIYNAGLHRLAVIHRGFSSYDKQLYRNMPQWHIPIELRRRLPNLPIFCDPSHIGGKRELVAPLSQQAMDLGFDGLIVESHCDPDCAWSDKNQQVTPDALDYILNMLVIRETTQTTENLSELRHQIDNLDNQLLELLAKRMRISREIGQYKKEHSMPVLQTNRYDEILQKRMAQAVELGMSGEFMKEVMQAIHEESVHQQMDIINK, from the coding sequence ATGGAAGATTTACAATCAATTTTACTTCCCGGAATAGACTCTAAACGCCCTATTATCATAGCCGGCCCATGTAGCGCCGAAACCGAAGAGCAAGTAATGACCACAGCGAAAAGCCTCGCCGAGCGCGGCATTAAAATATTTCGTGCAGGTATATGGAAGCCTCGTACCAAACCGGGCGGATTCGAAGGTATAGGCGTAGAAGGCCTTGCTTGGTTAAAACACGTCAAAGAAGAAACCGGTATGTACACGGCAACAGAGGTTGCCACTGAACGGCACGTATTCGAAGCATTAAAACATGGTATCGACATTTTATGGATCGGAGCACGCACGACCGCCAATCCCTTTGCGGTTCAAGAAATAGCCAACGCACTGAAAGGTGTAGACATTCCGGTACTCATCAAGAATCCGGTAAATCCCGACTTAGAACTATGGATAGGAGCCGTCGAACGCATTTATAACGCTGGTCTCCACCGACTGGCAGTCATACACCGGGGTTTTAGCAGCTACGACAAACAGTTGTACCGCAATATGCCTCAATGGCACATTCCCATCGAACTACGTCGCCGTCTCCCCAATCTTCCTATTTTTTGCGACCCTAGCCACATCGGCGGTAAACGCGAACTTGTAGCTCCATTGAGCCAACAAGCGATGGATCTGGGATTCGACGGACTAATCGTTGAATCCCATTGCGACCCCGATTGTGCATGGAGCGATAAAAATCAGCAAGTGACCCCCGACGCTCTGGACTATATACTCAACATGTTGGTAATACGAGAGACCACACAGACGACAGAAAACCTATCGGAACTACGTCACCAAATAGACAACCTCGACAATCAACTGCTCGAACTGTTAGCCAAACGCATGCGCATATCCAGAGAAATCGGGCAATATAAAAAAGAGCACAGTATGCCCGTGCTGCAAACTAACCGCTATGACGAAATCCTACAAAAACGCATGGCACAAGCCGTTGAGTTGGGAATGAGCGGAGAATTCATGAAAGAAGTGATGCAAGCCATTCACGAAGAATCGGTACATCAACAAATGGATATTATTAATAAATAA
- a CDS encoding pyridoxal phosphate-dependent aminotransferase: MQNSINPFNIRPANRVNNISEYYFSKKLKEIAELNARGLDIISLGIGGPDRPPHPETIETLCTESRKSDVHGYQPYIGIPELRRAFADWYNRWYNVTLDPQKEIQPLIGSKEGILHISLAFLNAGDGVLVPNPGYPTYSSVSRLAEAEIFTYDLDENNHWQPDFKQLESLPLDRIKLMWVNYPNMPTGAKASMELFTKLVDFGKRHNIIIVNDNPYSFILNDNPMSILAVPGSKDICIEMNSLSKSHNMSGWRIGMLASNPQFIEWILKVKSNIDSGMFRPLQMAATKALSCGQEWYDQLNEVYRNRRDIAEKIMKALGCSYDPSQAGLFVWGKIPDSATDAESLADEILYNAHVFITPGFIFGSRGNRYIRISLCAPEKKMQEALHRIEKNQIK; encoded by the coding sequence ATGCAGAATTCAATCAACCCCTTTAATATCAGACCCGCTAATCGGGTAAATAACATAAGCGAATACTACTTCTCAAAAAAGTTGAAAGAAATAGCCGAACTAAATGCCCGCGGTTTGGATATTATCAGTCTGGGCATAGGCGGGCCTGACAGGCCGCCCCACCCCGAAACGATTGAAACCCTGTGTACGGAGAGCCGGAAGTCTGATGTTCACGGATACCAACCTTACATAGGCATACCCGAACTACGCCGAGCCTTCGCCGATTGGTATAACAGATGGTACAATGTAACACTCGATCCTCAAAAAGAAATACAACCCCTTATAGGGTCCAAAGAGGGTATATTGCACATCAGTCTGGCATTTCTCAATGCCGGAGACGGGGTATTGGTTCCCAACCCGGGATACCCCACATACAGTTCCGTCAGCCGACTGGCCGAAGCTGAAATTTTCACCTACGACCTCGACGAAAATAACCATTGGCAACCCGACTTCAAGCAATTAGAGTCGTTACCGCTCGATCGTATAAAGTTAATGTGGGTCAACTATCCCAATATGCCTACGGGAGCCAAAGCATCTATGGAATTGTTTACCAAGCTGGTGGATTTCGGGAAGCGTCACAACATAATCATCGTGAACGACAACCCGTACAGTTTCATTCTCAACGACAATCCGATGAGTATACTAGCTGTCCCCGGGTCTAAGGACATTTGTATCGAAATGAATTCTTTAAGCAAATCTCACAACATGTCCGGTTGGCGAATCGGTATGCTTGCTTCCAACCCTCAATTTATCGAATGGATTTTGAAAGTGAAAAGTAATATCGATTCAGGAATGTTCCGTCCGCTACAAATGGCTGCGACAAAAGCATTGTCATGCGGCCAAGAATGGTATGACCAATTAAACGAAGTGTACCGTAACCGACGTGATATCGCAGAAAAAATCATGAAAGCTCTCGGTTGCAGTTATGATCCTTCACAAGCAGGATTGTTCGTATGGGGAAAAATTCCCGATAGTGCAACAGATGCCGAATCGTTAGCCGACGAAATATTATACAACGCGCACGTCTTCATTACTCCGGGATTCATTTTCGGAAGTCGAGGGAACAGATATATTCGCATTTCGCTTTGCGCCCCCGAAAAAAAGATGCAAGAAGCGTTACACCGTATAGAAAAAAATCAAATAAAATAA
- a CDS encoding prephenate dehydratase gives MNKKVTIQGIAGCYHEAAARSYFGEEEIETVPCSTFPEMFDRMNNDRSLLGIIAIENTIAGSILQNHELLRKSELSIIGEYKLRISHVLAALPGETMDDILEVNSHPMALMQCGDFLQAHPKMKVVEKDDTAGSAQEISHRHLSGHAAICGKLAAEIYNMNILAEGIETNKRNFTRFLILADPFHREILIAGKRINKASLVFSLPHTQGSLSKVLTILSFYDINLSKIQSMPIIGKEWEYRFYIDLTFDNFTRYKQSLEAIRPLTKDFKILGEYAEFNQPL, from the coding sequence ATGAATAAAAAAGTCACCATACAAGGCATAGCCGGTTGCTACCACGAGGCCGCCGCCCGATCTTATTTCGGGGAAGAAGAAATAGAAACGGTTCCCTGCTCGACATTTCCCGAAATGTTCGACCGCATGAATAACGACCGTTCTTTATTGGGTATCATTGCCATTGAAAACACCATTGCAGGCAGCATTTTACAGAATCACGAACTATTACGAAAAAGTGAATTAAGTATCATAGGAGAATATAAATTACGTATTTCTCACGTACTGGCCGCACTACCGGGAGAAACTATGGACGATATCCTCGAAGTGAACTCTCACCCCATGGCATTAATGCAATGCGGTGATTTTTTACAAGCTCACCCTAAAATGAAAGTTGTAGAAAAAGACGATACGGCCGGTAGTGCCCAAGAAATTTCGCACCGTCATCTTTCGGGCCATGCCGCCATTTGCGGCAAACTGGCTGCCGAAATTTACAACATGAATATCTTGGCAGAAGGTATCGAAACCAACAAACGAAATTTCACTCGTTTTCTAATTCTTGCCGATCCTTTTCACCGTGAAATTTTAATAGCAGGCAAACGCATAAACAAAGCTTCACTTGTTTTCAGTTTACCACATACACAAGGCAGTTTATCAAAAGTACTCACCATACTTTCTTTCTATGACATCAACTTATCCAAAATACAATCCATGCCCATTATCGGGAAAGAATGGGAATACCGATTTTATATAGACCTTACATTCGATAATTTTACTCGATACAAACAATCCCTCGAAGCAATAAGACCTCTAACAAAAGACTTTAAAATACTCGGAGAATATGCAGAATTCAATCAACCCCTTTAA
- the tig gene encoding trigger factor — protein MNVSHQNTDNLNAVISIEISKADYQEKVDKSLRAYGQKANIPGFRKGKVPFSMLMKMFGKSVRVEEINRLVSESLYNYIRDNKLNILGEPMTAEDMTVDLDTQDDFTFRFDVALAPELNVKVDKKIKVPYYTITVDDDMVKRQNESFLSRFGKQISVDESTDERDLIKGSMVEMVKKGTPVEGGITVESTIVSPAYFKNDKEKAKFAGVKKGDKVMFNPSKSCDASVAELASMLNIDKEKAANVTSNFEMTVTDITHLQPAELNQELFDNVFGKDVVKTEEEYFAKLREMIAHQLVPESDYKFSIDARAAIEKAVGEFDLPDAFLKRWLLATDKNRKAENIDEDFAKMVPDLKWQLIKEQIVKQFDIHVDDADLLALAKRVAASQFAQYGMTGVPDDVLERYAREMLSSKESRSRLIDQATEQKIQTAIKESVTLTDKEVTMDKFQKMFEVAE, from the coding sequence ATGAACGTTTCGCATCAAAACACTGACAACCTGAATGCCGTGATTTCGATTGAAATTTCAAAGGCTGACTATCAGGAAAAAGTAGACAAATCTCTTCGTGCTTATGGGCAAAAAGCGAATATTCCCGGATTCAGAAAAGGGAAAGTTCCTTTTAGTATGCTCATGAAGATGTTTGGAAAATCGGTTCGAGTTGAAGAAATTAATCGTTTGGTTTCCGAGTCTCTGTACAATTATATTCGTGATAATAAGCTCAATATCTTGGGCGAGCCGATGACCGCAGAAGATATGACTGTCGATTTGGATACACAAGACGATTTCACGTTCCGTTTTGATGTGGCATTAGCCCCCGAATTGAATGTAAAGGTCGATAAAAAAATAAAAGTACCTTACTATACGATTACTGTCGATGATGACATGGTAAAACGTCAGAATGAATCCTTTTTGTCACGTTTCGGTAAACAGATTTCGGTAGATGAGTCTACCGATGAAAGAGACCTTATCAAAGGTTCGATGGTAGAAATGGTAAAAAAAGGGACTCCGGTAGAAGGGGGAATTACGGTCGAAAGTACCATCGTTTCTCCTGCATATTTCAAGAATGACAAGGAAAAAGCTAAATTTGCCGGCGTGAAGAAGGGTGACAAAGTGATGTTCAATCCTTCGAAAAGTTGTGATGCTTCGGTCGCAGAACTGGCCTCTATGTTGAATATCGATAAGGAAAAAGCTGCCAATGTGACATCGAATTTCGAGATGACAGTGACAGATATCACACATTTGCAACCTGCCGAATTGAATCAAGAATTATTTGACAATGTATTCGGTAAAGATGTTGTAAAAACAGAAGAGGAATATTTTGCTAAACTTCGTGAAATGATAGCGCATCAATTGGTTCCTGAAAGCGATTATAAATTTTCGATTGATGCACGTGCTGCGATAGAAAAGGCAGTAGGTGAGTTTGATTTGCCCGATGCATTTTTGAAACGTTGGTTGTTGGCTACCGATAAAAATCGTAAAGCTGAAAATATCGATGAGGATTTTGCGAAGATGGTTCCCGATTTGAAATGGCAGTTGATTAAAGAACAAATCGTAAAACAATTCGATATTCATGTCGATGATGCCGATTTGTTGGCTTTGGCAAAACGGGTAGCGGCAAGTCAGTTCGCACAATATGGTATGACAGGTGTTCCCGATGATGTTCTCGAACGTTATGCTAGGGAAATGTTATCGAGCAAAGAGTCTCGTTCGCGTCTTATTGACCAAGCTACGGAGCAGAAGATTCAAACTGCCATTAAGGAGTCTGTAACGCTTACGGACAAAGAAGTGACGATGGATAAATTCCAGAAAATGTTTGAAGTTGCCGAGTAA
- the clpP gene encoding ATP-dependent Clp endopeptidase proteolytic subunit ClpP, with amino-acid sequence MTNDFRKYAVKHLGMNGLALDQYAQFTSSYLSPSIMEERQLNVTQMDVFSRLMMDRIIFLGTPIDDYTSNVIEAQLLYLDSADPGKDISIYFNTPGGSVYAGLGIYDTMQFISSDISTICTGMAASMGAVLLVAGTKGKRFALKHSRVMIHQPMGGAQGQASDIEITAREIQKLKKELYTIIADHSGNSYERVEKDSDRDYWMTALEAKEYGMIDDVLVKSMK; translated from the coding sequence ATGACTAATGATTTTAGAAAATATGCGGTAAAACATTTGGGTATGAATGGACTTGCCCTTGATCAATATGCGCAGTTTACCAGTAGCTATCTTTCCCCTTCTATTATGGAGGAGCGCCAACTGAATGTAACCCAGATGGACGTGTTTTCGCGTTTAATGATGGACCGTATAATCTTTTTGGGAACTCCTATCGATGATTATACATCGAATGTTATAGAAGCACAGTTGCTTTATCTCGATTCTGCCGACCCGGGTAAAGATATATCTATTTATTTCAATACTCCCGGAGGGTCGGTATATGCCGGGTTGGGTATCTACGATACCATGCAGTTCATAAGCAGTGATATTTCTACGATCTGTACAGGTATGGCCGCCTCGATGGGCGCTGTATTGTTGGTTGCAGGGACAAAGGGAAAACGTTTTGCTTTGAAACATTCCCGGGTTATGATACATCAACCGATGGGAGGCGCACAAGGTCAGGCTTCGGATATAGAGATTACGGCAAGGGAGATACAGAAACTTAAAAAAGAACTCTATACCATTATAGCCGATCATTCGGGAAACTCGTATGAGCGTGTGGAGAAAGATTCCGATCGTGATTATTGGATGACTGCTCTTGAAGCCAAAGAATACGGTATGATTGACGACGTATTGGTAAAATCTATGAAATAA